A window of Rhinolophus ferrumequinum isolate MPI-CBG mRhiFer1 chromosome 23, mRhiFer1_v1.p, whole genome shotgun sequence genomic DNA:
gaacactCAGAGGCTGGGCAGATGGGCCCATggtggggggcaggtgggagaccaaaaaaaaaaaaaaagaggggggctGCTTACACACaaggtatatatttttacacaCACTTGTACACACACCTAGATATagtacatgtaaaaatatatgctATTCACACACCCGCCTCCTGCCAGGTGCCCCGAGAGCCAGCGGTGGCGCTGGTGGGCATGGGTGAGCAGATGGGCATTTGTTAAATATACACTCTAAGGTCTATGTGCATATGTACACATACGTACAGACAGCCACCCGCCCCTCGGGTACTGTACACAGGCTCGGCCAGGGACAGACAAACGGGGTCGCTCTCTCACGAGTGTCCCCTGCACGTCACTCTGAATCATACATTTTGCTGAAGGAAGAAGGGGCTGGAGAGACGAAAAAGGCGGGAGTCTGGAGTGTGCTAACTGGCTTTTATCATCCCCCCCCCCAGTCTTAGACCCTCATCTTCTCAGGGAGGTGCATCACCCGCCTGACCCTGCCTAGGGCTGGTGGGTCGCAGGGGGAGGGCTGCTTCTGCTGAGGAAcctccatctgtgtgtgtgcacgtgcgcgcgGGGTGTGAGCACTTGGCGGGCGAGGGGATGCGTGTCCATCTCTCTGTCCCCTGGGATCTCAACCACAAAAAGCGCTGAGAACCAGAGAGCCGCCAGCCAGGATGGTGACCCCTGTGTGAGCTctgaaggggaaagagaaacGTAAGAATGAAAATTCCGAGGTCAGAGCGGGGGTAgctgggaaaagaaggaaggacatGGCAGGTGCCCAAGGCTTGCCCTTGGACTGTCGTCGTCTTGTAAACAAGCTAGTTTAAATTCTCATTAGATAGAACAAGTAAAAAGACCGCAGTCTGGAGGCTGGGCCGGGGAGTTGCCGAAGTCCACCTATCTAGTCCACCACGgccagcaagagaaaaaaaaaagttttagttttgtgtttttgttgacGTTTTTTTGTGTGACGTCTTCATAACCTAAAGCTGGGAGGGACCCAAAAAAGCCAAATTGTGAGCCCTTGTATGCATCAATTTGAAAGTTGGCTCAGGGTCTCTAGATAGAATAACCATACTAAaggttgagaaaatatttgttccaTTCGCAtttagtttgtgtgtttttaaatgacttaaaatgaTTTGCTTCTTCGTCTCAGAGCCGGGTCTGAGCCTCGGGGACATAAATCTCGATGCTGTCCGCGCTCTCTGTGGCTGAGTTCTGCCTTACGGAAGCCGCCCGCTTTGCTGCCAGGAGTCTCTTGCGGGCCTCCTGACGCTGCTTGTCCCCGGCGTCAGAGGCCTTGTCGCGGCTCACTGCCGGCTTGGATTTGGCTGGCTTCTTGGGGACCGGAGGGGGtggtttcttctcttcctttagtGAGACagtgaggagggaagaaaaataaaataaaggtgccACCTTTTGTGTGGCACTACCACCCCCTATATGCTGGCAGCTGGagttccccccccacccccgccacccaccccgccccagcATCAGGCACAAGCAACACACATTTGGAATCAGGAAGCCACCAGAAGCGATGGTAGTGGGAATAGCACAACGCATAGGAACAAAAAGCAAGCGTAGCATCCTAGAATACTCTAGCAGGAAGGATGGACAGGTCACCTGTTCCCACCCATGCTTTGAACCTTTGGGAGCctgagtcacacagccagtgatgAAAGTTAAATTCAGGGCCTCTCACTCCCAGGTGCCATTTCACATGCTCGTCTATAGGATCAGAACTTACAAGGCCCACCGTCCAGTAACCATAGGGGTCACTGGGGGTCCCCGCATACTCCTGGCAGTGCGGCCCCAGGAGAAGGACCGTTTTTCTGCCTCCAGAGTTCCAACAGTCTCATCTACACGTGTGCTCAGGCTGTGGGCATGTCTCCCCGGAGCCCCATCTTCTGAACATGCAGGGCAGGATGGCATGCTTCAGGGGCAGCCTCAATTACACGGCGCGAGCGGCATGCTGGACGAGTGCTGAGCATGGACCCCGCGCACTGATGGATGTGAGCCCCCAGCTCAGACGACACACGGAGAAGGGAGCCAAGCAGCACTGACCGATGTGGGCAGCGTTATTGCCGACCAGGAATTTGTCCCTGGACTTCCCCTCCGCACTGCTCCATGCTCACCTTCCTCTTCTCGGGGGTCTCCACCAGCTGCCAGCTGTTGGCCTTGAGGTGGTAGAGCTCATCGAACTTCATGCTGATGTCCTCGATGGACAGCTGCAGCAGGTCCCAGAACCCTGCCAGGTCCTGGGCTGTTGGACGTGGGTTGGCATCAGGGTTCTGTGGGGCAGAGGAGGATCAGTGGGGCAAGCAGGGCAGAGGCTTTCCTGCACCCCACACCAGTGTGGTCTCTAGGCCCTGGTTGGGGGGTCCTGAGGCCTCATCTCACTCCTCTGTTCCCAGGGTATCGGGATGAATGAAGCCACTTCCTGGTCACTGCCAGCCCTGATAGTGGAGCTCTTTGGGGGACACTCCCATCACGAGAGTAGGCCCTGCACATACGTGGGGGGACTGATGCCTTTGCCCCCAGGGCTATAGTGAGGAAGGCCCTCGTGCCCCTAATGCGTGCCAGGCAGACAATGTTCTCATTTACAGGGAGGAAACAGAAGTTCCATAATCTGTCAGGTGGGGAGAAGCCAGGACCCCTGCCCAGTGGGTATGATCACGGGATCCACGTGGTTTCCCTCCTTGTATCATTCTCTTCTCTGACAACACATTCCTCCTCATGACGCCCCGAGGTCTTGGAGACAAACACTCTGCCATCATCCTCGGCCCCTGGCTAGTCAGGGCGCATGCCACACTCCCAGCAAGTAGCGGGGAGGAAACCCACCAAGCCTAGTGgtggtattttttaatttcttacctTGACAGTCTTCTTAGATATAGAATATGTCTTATATAAGTAAATCAGTGTTTACAGATCTTTAACTTTGGCTATTTTTACATCGAGCTCACTTTGCTATTTCAAAAGGTATTAGCAAACTGCAAGGACCATTCTGGGCCCGCTTCTTGTGCCAGACACTGACATGCATGGCCATCACCTTCCTAATAGTGTGAGGAGGCCACACAGGCTTAGAGGGGCTTATCTGGCAGGCAAGGCAGCCAAAGGCCTCCTAGAAGCCCTGctgtggaggaaagaatcacaCTCACCAAGTTTTGCTCACAGAGGCCCCGGAACTGCTGGAATTTCTGGGACATCAGTAGCTGGGCACTGCCCACAGCACTGAGGACTTTTCctaagactgaaaaagaaaaggtggaatAAGGCTGATGGAGCACAGGGCTTGTTGGGGTGGAAGGCAGGATCAGGGGCATGGCTTTCATCTTCCCGCCTACCTTCGGATTCCAATCAGTATTTGGTGATGGCAGGTGCTCCTCATTTTTATATAGTAATACATTCTCattgtgaaaaatacaaatacatataaataaagtgACCCTATCCCCTAGTTCCTAAGGACATTTTATGGCAATAAACTTGAAAACTgggtttaaatggaaaaattttccagaaaaatgtaaattactaTCATAGActcaaggagaaatagaaaatctgattagaataattgtttttaaaaactgaagcagaacttaaaaatcttcccagaaaATTGAACCAGATTATATAGTTTTACAAAACCTTCAAGAACAGATGAATCCCTGTCTTACATTCAAATTCTTTGAGagtaaataaagatataaagtGATGAGctagcccagtggctcaggtggttggagcaccaggTTCGTGCTCCCAACTCCGAAGtcacgggttcgattcccacatgggccagtgagcttcgcccttacagctaagattgtgaacaacagctctccctggaggtgggctgctgtgagcagttggaggttggtgtgagctgccgtgggctgctgtgggctactatGAGCCactgtgagtggccagcagccgcgagagctgctgtgagctgccgaccaacgaccggcgaccgactgcctcagcaggggagcacaaggctcataataccagcatgggccagggagctgtgtcctacacaactagactgagaaacaacggcttgaaccggagtcgggcgggggtggggggggtggcggcggaagaaggggaaaagaaaatgacacaatTTCAAGAGCCCTGAGAGCAGACAGGACAGCCAAGCATAAATCACTTTCGTtatgaacataaatgtaaaagtCTTAAATAAGATATAAGCAAGTAGAACCCAACAAAGGAGTTAACCATGAAGTATTTAGCCAGGAATATAGGTTGAACTTTCAGTGTGACTTCCAGTTTTAAACTACTTCTTGTTCCCCTCAGAAATCCCTGAAATGCATACCATTTTGACAGAACTCTGGAGCACAGTGAGGAAAGCTGTCACGTGTAGTGACAGCCACACAAGGAAGGTTCTTGGGGTTGAAGGTCTCACATAAAGTTGGCAGTTTTGAGTTCCCCACAGGACTCCTTAAGGGGAGAGGCCAATAATctctcatttgaaataaaaagggGGTGTGGCCTGCAGCAGCAGGCTTCCTGAACCTGGTTCTGCACCAAGGACAAAGGGTGGGGGCGCTCTGCATTGTAAGCAGCCCAGGGGTGCCTGGGAAGAAGACAAAGCTGAAGGGACAGTCCTGGCCCCTCCCACAATGATCTCCTGACAAGAGCTCATCAAGGAAGAATTTCACCTCATTAagaaattagtaattaaaaaggAACCAACACAGGAGGTAAACATAATACAGGAACAGCAAATGGCAGATGAACATTCACCAGAAAACTGTTGCCAGGGAATAGATGAAAAATGTGACATTAGCCATGAGTATGTAGAACAGTAGTTCAAAGCAGAGATGGAGGTGCTCGGAAAACAGACGCCAGGCAATGGAAGGAGAtacagcacgagctctgaacTAGTGCAAGGGAAAAACCAGGTCATCACAGAAACAAGGGCCACACTGGAAGCAGCACAGAGAATAAACCCTGCTGAAAACTAGGAAGGACAGGGTAACTAGAAGTGAAAAAGCTCCTGGTGTAAAACATTTAAACTGcctaattaagaaaacattttagaaaataaatagctaaGCTACTTGGAATAAAATGagctcccctctcccccaaggTAGGTAGTGCGCATGTGCCAGGCTTGGGCTAAAGTAGAGTGGGAATCAAGGGAAAAGTCTCTCCTGAGAACTCCTAACCATAAGACTGTACTTAGGTAccttaactttttaagaaataaaagcaactaaatattttaaaaagaagagactATCAAAAAGAAAGCAATTGATGGGCATGGAAGAGAGCATGAGATTCTATCAGAGTTCTAAAAGATTAGAGcgaatggaagaaaaatattcagagatCATGATTTAGAATTGTACAGAAATGGCTAGCACCAGTCCTATGAGTCAGGAAGCCAAATGGATCCCAAACAAATCCACACTTACAGTAAAACTAAACAGAAACTCTTAAAAGGCAGCCAAAGGGAAGTAAAGATTACTGCCAAAGGAATGAATTAAATAGCAAACTTCTCAACTACAACAATGGATGAAAACTGAATATGGTACTGAGAGAAAAGTATTAGCtcagaattctatacccagagAAATCATCATTCAAGaatgaggaaaggacagtctctgtaacaaatggtgctaggaatACTAAATGTCCAAAGCAAAAGATTGGACTCTTACCATATACCATATGAAATAATTAACTCAGaacggatcaaagacctaaatgtaagctaaaactgtaaaactcttagataAAAATAGGAGCAAATCTTTATGACATTGAATTTGGCAGTGGTTTCTTAAGAAaccaaaagcataggcaacaaaagaaaaaagataaatctgaCTTCATTAAAACGGAAACTTTTATGCATCAAAATATACCAGGAAGACAGCAAACAAACCATAGAATAGGAAAATTACTTGCgaatcatatctgataagggtttaatatccagactatataaagaactcctataactcaacaaaaaaaccccacgaacaatccaactaaaaaatgggcaggaacttgaatagccatttctccaaagatatacaaacgGTCAGTaagaatgctcaacatcattagccattagggaaatgcaaatcaaaaccacttcatactacttcatacccactaggtatgagatactacttcatacccactaggatggctaccATTAAAAAGCAACAGCCAAAAAACCCCCAGAAAACAAGAGTGTTGATAAAGGTGTTGGGAAttccagcaactccactcctaggCATACAGTGACTTAAACTGATACTTATATACcaacattcatagcagcatttattcataatagtcaaaggtggaaacaacccaaggtGGGAACTTTATtcctgatatatgctacaacatggatgaaccccgaaaacatgatgctaagggaaagaagccagacacaaaaggcccactattgtatgatttcacttacatgaaataCCTAGAACAGGCAAATGTAGAGAGACAAAGTACATTAGAAGTTACTAGGGACTGTAGGTCAGGGGCGGGAATGAGGAGTTATTGCTGCATAGGTACCGAATTACTTGGGTAATGAGTTTGGGAATTACATAGTGGTGATAGGTGCAAAGATTAATATC
This region includes:
- the DLGAP4 gene encoding disks large-associated protein 4 isoform X8 translates to MSSRRDTDSDTQDANDSSCKSSERSLPDCTPHPNSISIDAGPRQVPKIAQIKRNLSYGDNSDPALEASSLPPPDPWLETSSSSPAEPAQPGACRRDGYWFLKLLQAETERLEGWCCQMDKETKENNLSEEVLGKVLSAVGSAQLLMSQKFQQFRGLCEQNLNPDANPRPTAQDLAGFWDLLQLSIEDISMKFDELYHLKANSWQLVETPEKRKEEKKPPPPVPKKPAKSKPAVSRDKASDAGDKQRQEARKRLLAAKRAASVRQNSATESADSIEIYVPEAQTRL